One region of Arvicola amphibius chromosome 3, mArvAmp1.2, whole genome shotgun sequence genomic DNA includes:
- the Lingo1 gene encoding leucine-rich repeat and immunoglobulin-like domain-containing nogo receptor-interacting protein 1, which produces MQVSERMLAGGMRSMPSPLLACWQPILLLVLGSVLSGSATGCPPRCECSAQDRAVLCHRKRFVAVPEGIPTETRLLDLGKNRIKTLNQDEFASFPHLEELELNENIVSAVEPGAFNNLFNLRTLGLRSNRLKLIPLGVFTGLSNLTKLDISENKIVILLDYMFQDLYNLKSLEVGDNDLVYISHRAFSGLNSLEQLTLEKCNLTSIPTEALSHLHGLIVLRLRHLNINAIRDYSFKRLYRLKVLEISHWPYLDTMTPNCLYGLNLTSLSITHCNLTAVPYLAVRHLVYLRFLNLSYNPIGTIEGSMLHELLRLQEIQLVGGQLAVVEPYAFRGLNYLRVLNVSGNQLTTLEESAFHSVGNLETLILDSNPLACDCRLLWVFRRRWRLNFNRQQPTCATPEFVQGKEFKDFPDVLLPNYFTCRRAHIRDRKAQQVFVDEGHTVQFVCRADGDPPPAILWLSPRKHLVSAKSNGRLTVFPDGTLEVRYAQVQDNGTYLCIAANAGGNDSMPAHLHVRSYSPDWPHQPNKTFAFISNQPGEGEANSTRATVPFPFDIKTLIIATTMGFISFLGVVLFCLVLLFLWSRGKGNTKHNIEIEYVPRKSDAGISSADAPRKFNMKMI; this is translated from the exons ATGCAG GTGAGCGAGAGGATGCTGGCGGGGGGCATGAGAAGCATGCCCAGCCCCCTCCTGGCCTGCTGGCAGCCCATCCTCCTGCTGGTACTGGGCTCTGTACTATCAGGTTCTGCCACGGGCTGCCCGCCCCGCTGCGAGTGCTCAGCACAGGACCGAGCAGTGCTCTGCCACCGAAAGCGCTTTGTGGCAGTGCCCGAGGGCATCCCCACCGAGACTCGTCTGCTGGACCTGGGTAAAAACCGCATCAAGACGCTCAACCAGGACGAGTTTGCCAGCTTCCCACACCTGGAGGAACTGGAACTCAATGAGAACATCGTGAGCGCCGTGGAACCCGGCGCCTTCAACAACCTCTTCAACCTTCGGACACTGGGGCTGCGCAGCAACCGCCTGAAGCTCATCCCGTTGGGTGTCTTCACCGGCCTCAGCAACCTGACCAAGCTGGACATCAGTGAAAACAAGATTGTCATCCTGCTGGACTACATGTTCCAAGACCTATACAACCTCAAGTCGCTGGAGGTCGGTGACAATGACCTCGTCTACATCTCCCATCGAGCTTTCAGCGGCCTCAACAGCCTGGAGCAGCTGACTCTGGAGAAATGCAATCTGACCTCCATCCCCACCGAGGCGCTTTCCCACCTGCATGGCCTCATCGTCCTGCGGCTACGACATCTCAACATCAACGCAATCAGGGACTACTCCTTCAAAAGGCTGTACCGACTCAAGGTCTTGGAGATCTCCCACTGGCCCTACCTGGACACCATGACCCCCAACTGCCTCTACGGCCTCAACCTGACATCCCTGTCCATCACACACTGCAACCTGACCGCAGTGCCCTATCTGGCCGTTCGCCATCTGGTCTATCTCCGCTTCCTCAATCTTTCCTACAACCCCATTGGTACTATCGAGGGCTCCATGCTGCATGAGCTGCTGCGGTTGCAGGAGATCCAGCTGGTGGGTGGGCAGCTGGCCGTGGTGGAGCCCTATGCCTTTCGTGGGCTCAACTACCTACGTGTGCTCAATGTCTCTGGCAACCAGCTGACCACCTTGGAGGAGTCGGCCTTCCACTCAGTGGGCAACCTGGAGACGCTCATCCTGGACTCCAACCCCCTGGCCTGTGACTGCCGGCTGCTGTGGGTCTTCCGGCGCCGCTGGCGGCTCAACTTCAACAGGCAGCAACCCACCTGCGCCACACCCGAGTTCGTCCAGGGCAAGGAGTTCAAGGACTTTCCGGACGTTCTCCTACCCAACTACTTCACCTGCCGCAGGGCCCACATCCGGGACCGCAAGGCGCAGCAGGTGTTTGTAGATGAGGGCCACACGGTGCAGTTTGTGTGCCGCGCGGATGGCGACCCTCCACCGGCCATCCTTTGGCTCTCACCCCGCAAGCACTTGGTCTCAGCTAAAAGCAATGGGCGGCTCACAGTCTTCCCTGATGGCACGCTGGAGGTGCGCTACGCCCAGGTACAGGACAACGGCACGTACCTGTGCATCGCAGCCAATGCTGGCGGCAACGACTCCATGCCCGCCCACCTGCATGTGCGCAGCTACTCGCCCGACTGGCCCCATCAACCCAACAAGACGTTCGCCTTCATCTCCAACCAGCCAGGCGAGGGAGAGGCCAACAGCACCCGCGCCACCGTGCCTTTCCCTTTCGACATCAAGACGCTCATCATTGCCACCACCATGGGCTTCATCTCCTTCCTGGGCGTAGTCCTCTTCTGCCTGGTGCTGCTGTTTCTCTGGAGCCGGGGCAAAGGCAACACAAAGCACAACATCGAAATTGAGTATGTGCCCCGGAAATCGGACGCAGGCATCAGCTCGGCCGATGCACCCCGCAAGTTCAACATGAAGATGATATAA